A single window of Solanum dulcamara chromosome 5, daSolDulc1.2, whole genome shotgun sequence DNA harbors:
- the LOC129888930 gene encoding (S)-N-methylcoclaurine 3'-hydroxylase isozyme 1-like, whose protein sequence is MNLSSINLSSLFIFLFPPLIYLILNQIKKSKFLKKNQNLPPSPFQWPIIGNIPNVISKKPHIIVTKISQNLGPLISLKLGNQLIVIGSSPQSATEILKNHDRQLSARYAPKATPINESDLKRFSLLWSTECNSHWKSIRVLWKTELFSSKAMESYADNKRGKGVLEMVDFLKFKQGKVVIIGDLVFGTVCNVLGEICFSRNMVKLEDERVISEMKRNIWKFMEYGTTPILADFFPIFDGVVDIQGKKKKAKKCLDNLFKIWEGIIKERREDHVKHGDFLDLMLANGYSDDQINYMLLEIFPAGTGTLTSTIEWAMAELVRNKEVMKKLNSELQNGSINSNTIQESTIFQLPYLNACIKEVLRLHPPIAFLPHYASETCQVMNYTIPKSCLVFVNLWALGHDPKLWDDPFSFKPERFLNSNIDYKGQHSEFLPFGAGRRMCPGLPFATKQMHLILANLVYHFEWSLPNNGDPLMLDMNEKYAVPLQREKPLLLVPT, encoded by the exons atgaACTTGTCATCTATCAATCTATCTTCTCTATTCATCTTTCTTTTCCCACCTTTAATCTATCTAATcctcaatcaaatcaaaaaatccaaattcttgaaaaaaaacCAAAATCTTCCACCCTCACCATTCCAATGGCCAATAATAGGCAACATCCCAAATGTCATAAGCAAAAAACCCCACATCATAGTCACAAAAATATCCCAAAATCTTGGCCCTTTAATCTCTTTAAAACTAGGAAATCAGCTTATAGTCATTGGGTCTTCACCACAATCTGCTACTGAAATCTTGAAAAATCATGACAGACAACTCTCTGCTCGTTATGCACCAAAAGCAACCCCAATAAATGAATCAGATCTAAAGAGGTTTTCACTTCTTTGGTCTACTGAATGCAATAGTCACTGGAAATCTATAAGGGTCTTGTGGAAGACTGAGCTTTTCTCTAGTAAAGCTATGGAATCATATGCTGATAACAAAAGGGGAAAAGGGGTTCTTGAAATGGTGGATTTCTTGAAATTTAAACAAGGTAAAGTTGTGATAATTGGGGATCTTGTTTTTGGTACTGTTTGTAATGTTTTGGGAGAGATTTGTTTTTCAAGAAATATGGTTAAGTTGGAAGATGAGAGAGTTATAAGTGAGATGAAAAGGAATATTTGGAAGTTTATGGAATATGGGACAACTCCAATTTTAGCtgatttttttccaatttttgatggggttgttgatattcaagGTAAGAAGAAGAAGGCAAAGAAGTGTCTTGataatttgtttaaaatttGGGAAGGGATAATAAAGGAGAGAAGAGAAGATCATGTCAAACATGGGGACTTCTTGGATTTAATGCTTGCTAATGGATATTCTGATGATCAAATCAATTACATGCTTCTG GAAATATTTCCAGCGGGGACAGGGACATTGACATCCACAATAGAGTGGGCAATGGCTGAGCTggtgagaaacaaagaagtcaTGAAGAAACTCAACTCTGAACTTCAAAATGGATCAATAAACTCAAACaccattcaagaatcaacaatCTTTCAACTCCCTTATCTAAATGCTTGCATTAAAGAAGTCTTAAGGTTGCATCCACCAATAGCATTTCTACCTCACTATGCAAGTGAAACATGTCAAGTTATGAACTACACAATTCCAAAAAGTTGTCTAGTTTTTGTGAATCTTTGGGCACTTGGGCATGACCCAAAGCTATGGGATGATCCATTTTCATTCAAGCCAGAGAGATTTTTAAACTCAAATATTGACTATAAAGGACAACACTCTGAATTCTTGCCATTTGGTGCTGGAAGGAGAATGTGCCCTGGCTTGCCCTTTGCTACAAAACAAATGCATTTGATTTTAGCTAATTTGGTTTATCACTTTGAGTGGTCTCTACCAAATAATGGTGATCCTTTGATGCTTGACATGAATGAAAAATATGCTGTGCCATTGCAGAGAGAGAAACCTTTGCTTCTTGTTCCTACCTAG